The following coding sequences lie in one Myxococcales bacterium genomic window:
- the msrB gene encoding peptide-methionine (R)-S-oxide reductase MsrB, protein MVAVVAHLVGCAPKKEAQPRLNNAHKRSEASVNPTKSKPLCDSELAWKERLGPQRYHVLRDKGTEQAFSGKYYKNAATGIYYCGACGNPLFTSATKFDSGTGWPSFWEPVSAESVQLKPDTSHGMVRTEVVCSRCGSHLGHLFDDGPKPTGHRYCINSMSLDFEAEKPPATAPSK, encoded by the coding sequence CCGTAGTCGCACACTTGGTTGGATGCGCGCCTAAAAAGGAAGCGCAACCGCGTCTCAACAATGCCCACAAAAGAAGCGAGGCCTCAGTGAACCCCACCAAATCAAAGCCCTTATGCGACAGTGAACTTGCGTGGAAAGAACGCCTGGGGCCCCAACGATACCATGTGCTACGCGACAAAGGCACCGAGCAGGCGTTTTCGGGAAAGTATTACAAAAATGCGGCCACTGGGATTTATTATTGCGGCGCTTGCGGCAATCCGTTGTTTACCTCGGCAACGAAGTTTGACTCGGGGACGGGATGGCCAAGCTTTTGGGAACCCGTAAGTGCAGAGAGCGTGCAGCTCAAGCCAGATACGAGCCATGGGATGGTGCGTACGGAGGTCGTGTGTAGTCGCTGCGGATCGCATCTCGGTCATTTGTTCGACGACGGGCCCAAACCCACCGGGCATCGTTATTGCATCAACTCGATGTCACTCGACTTCGAGGCCGAGAAACCGCCGGCCACTGCGCCGAGCAAGTAA
- a CDS encoding sigma-70 family RNA polymerase sigma factor — protein sequence MERNALGRWERGQEIGFAHLSNAPLLTREGEVELARQLEQAKHELRDLIIHSGLRLPEIENLALERSSPAPEGEATETDSESQVAGNPELVKLLLLEDKYRRLLARTGASVGTPTKRQGRRPPALAHLLATRASLLESLQYPDGFFEQVAVRVGQMMSQLESGNRALTAQVVASCGLSPRALRELNRLVVKASKKIDRFKAEMVEANIRLVISFAKRLTNRSLPLPDLVQEGTLGLMRAVDKFDYRRGYRFSTYASWWIRQAMQRATADQSRTIRVPFHLNESMQKVARAGRSLGQKLGREPTSAEIAAAAGLTPEKVQAAQDARHKVISFSAPVGGDDNNDRQVSDIVEDTEAVKADDDLIQGDRDTQAIRLLSTLGPREQKVIRMRFGIGQRRDYTLREIGDQMNVSRERVRQIEASALEKLKAVADIEQTFSADLERKVGGHRES from the coding sequence ATGGAAAGAAACGCATTAGGAAGATGGGAGCGCGGGCAGGAAATCGGCTTTGCTCATTTGAGTAATGCCCCGCTTTTGACCCGCGAGGGCGAAGTTGAGCTCGCGCGCCAGCTCGAACAAGCCAAACATGAGCTGCGGGATCTCATCATCCACTCGGGCTTGAGGCTTCCGGAGATCGAAAACCTTGCGTTGGAGCGGAGCAGCCCCGCCCCTGAAGGCGAGGCCACGGAAACTGATTCAGAGAGCCAGGTCGCAGGGAATCCGGAACTGGTTAAACTGCTGTTGCTAGAAGACAAATACCGCCGACTATTAGCCCGCACCGGCGCGAGCGTGGGCACTCCGACGAAGCGCCAAGGCCGCCGGCCGCCCGCGCTGGCTCACCTGCTTGCCACACGCGCAAGCCTCCTTGAAAGTCTTCAATATCCGGACGGTTTTTTCGAGCAAGTGGCGGTACGGGTTGGCCAAATGATGTCTCAGCTCGAGAGTGGCAACCGGGCTCTTACCGCCCAGGTGGTCGCATCCTGCGGACTTTCGCCGCGCGCTTTACGGGAGCTCAATCGCCTCGTGGTAAAAGCCAGCAAAAAAATAGATCGCTTTAAGGCCGAGATGGTCGAGGCAAACATTCGCCTGGTGATCTCATTTGCAAAGCGGCTCACCAATCGCAGTCTGCCGCTTCCGGACTTGGTTCAGGAAGGCACCCTGGGCCTCATGCGTGCCGTAGACAAGTTCGATTACCGCCGAGGCTATCGTTTTTCCACCTATGCTTCGTGGTGGATTCGCCAAGCCATGCAACGGGCCACCGCCGATCAATCACGCACCATTCGTGTACCCTTTCATCTCAACGAGTCCATGCAGAAGGTGGCCCGCGCCGGTCGCTCCTTGGGCCAGAAGTTAGGTCGCGAGCCCACCTCGGCGGAAATCGCTGCGGCCGCGGGTCTTACGCCGGAGAAGGTTCAAGCCGCGCAAGATGCCCGGCACAAGGTCATTTCCTTTAGCGCACCGGTAGGTGGTGACGATAATAATGACCGGCAAGTATCTGACATCGTCGAGGATACCGAAGCCGTGAAGGCCGATGACGATCTCATTCAGGGCGACCGCGACACACAAGCTATTCGTCTGCTGAGCACCCTCGGCCCGCGCGAGCAAAAGGTTATCCGCATGCGCTTTGGTATCGGTCAGCGACGGGACTATACGCTCCGGGAAATCGGGGACCAGATGAACGTCAGCCGTGAGCGCGTCAGGCAGATTGAAGCCAGTGCGCTTGAAAAACTCAAAGCAGTGGCCGACATCGAACAGACCTTTAGCGCTGATCTCGAGCGCAAAGTCGGCGGCCACCGCGAAAGCTAG
- a CDS encoding DegQ family serine endoprotease, which produces MGVLMGLIMAIAVAGAYWYAHEMGKQCAERPQLMPSALASVRPLPDAELAPNGPVHIADVTARVMPSVVNVFATKKQSENAQRQGMPFLNDPFFRRFFGAPEAPPPERRERSLGSGVIVDNRGTILTNNHVVQGSGEIRVSFADQSDLEAELVGTDPQSDLAVLRLKKPPKNLAPLSFGDSSRLRLGDIVLAIGNPFGLGQTVTMGIVSAVGRANMGIVDYEDFIQTDAAINPGNSGGALVDLNGNLVGINTAILSRSGGYQGIGFAIPSNMASPVMKTLLEGGKVVRGWLGVAIQDLTPELRAALNLGSNQGVLVGDVVSGGPAEKAGLQKGDVIVQVDDEKVAASAKLRNLIAMRGPNVTVRLHLIRDQKPLVLSVTLETLATAAGHEPESGSAAPGTLGGMSVAPLNASTRRTFGIPPSLSVGVVIVNIAPGTPAQGAGLQPGDVIIEINRQAVTSVRQAMALYQQSEGRVLLWIQRGPARTFLVLPKR; this is translated from the coding sequence ATGGGCGTACTTATGGGTCTGATCATGGCAATCGCCGTGGCAGGGGCGTACTGGTATGCGCACGAGATGGGGAAACAGTGTGCCGAGCGCCCGCAGCTTATGCCAAGCGCATTGGCCAGCGTTCGTCCTTTGCCGGATGCTGAGCTTGCGCCCAACGGCCCCGTTCACATTGCAGATGTGACCGCACGCGTAATGCCAAGCGTGGTGAACGTTTTTGCGACCAAGAAACAGTCCGAAAACGCTCAAAGGCAAGGAATGCCGTTTTTAAACGATCCCTTTTTTCGCCGATTTTTCGGCGCGCCCGAGGCGCCACCGCCTGAACGGCGCGAACGAAGCCTCGGTTCTGGCGTCATCGTCGATAACCGCGGGACAATTCTAACCAACAACCATGTGGTCCAGGGTTCCGGCGAGATCCGCGTCAGTTTTGCCGATCAAAGCGACTTGGAAGCGGAACTCGTCGGGACGGACCCCCAGAGCGATCTTGCTGTGTTGCGGCTCAAGAAGCCGCCAAAGAACCTCGCCCCTCTATCCTTTGGCGATTCGAGCCGCCTGCGGCTGGGTGATATCGTATTGGCGATCGGGAATCCTTTCGGACTGGGGCAAACCGTGACCATGGGCATCGTTTCTGCAGTGGGACGAGCAAATATGGGCATTGTGGATTATGAGGACTTCATCCAAACCGACGCGGCCATAAATCCCGGAAACTCTGGCGGCGCTCTGGTTGACTTGAATGGCAACTTGGTGGGTATAAACACGGCGATTCTGAGCCGCAGCGGTGGCTACCAGGGTATCGGCTTTGCCATCCCCTCCAATATGGCCAGTCCTGTCATGAAGACCCTGCTCGAGGGCGGTAAGGTCGTTCGCGGATGGCTTGGGGTGGCGATTCAAGATCTCACGCCGGAACTCCGGGCTGCCCTCAATCTGGGCAGCAATCAAGGGGTACTTGTGGGGGATGTGGTCAGTGGAGGTCCGGCAGAAAAGGCGGGTTTGCAAAAAGGCGATGTGATCGTCCAGGTGGATGATGAAAAGGTCGCCGCGAGCGCGAAATTGCGAAATCTGATTGCCATGCGCGGGCCGAATGTCACTGTCCGCTTGCACCTCATTCGGGATCAAAAACCCCTTGTGCTGTCCGTAACGCTCGAAACGCTGGCGACAGCAGCAGGACACGAACCTGAATCGGGCAGCGCCGCTCCCGGCACGTTGGGAGGCATGTCAGTGGCGCCTCTCAATGCCAGCACGCGCCGGACGTTTGGGATTCCTCCTAGCCTCAGTGTCGGTGTTGTCATCGTCAATATTGCCCCCGGCACTCCGGCGCAAGGGGCAGGCCTTCAGCCCGGTGACGTCATCATCGAAATCAATCGCCAAGCAGTGACCTCAGTGCGGCAAGCCATGGCGCTTTATCAACAATCCGAAGGACGTGTGCTTTTGTGGATCCAGCGCGGTCCTGCTAGGACATTTTTGGTGCTGCCTAAGCGGTGA
- a CDS encoding DUF4388 domain-containing protein: protein MVLAQVLVVDANATVRKLAVDTLRNAGFSVLGTKNTDEGKDALLASDPAVVVVDLATLSSSKLALEELLALDVKGLRRHWVVTHDSSFCPSDVAGRTQFDWLCKPFVPAALLRRVHAYAEPIGDAAAVSQDIHFRLPSSAAYKHPTSLEQAKPSYLEAWLIRLAEGLASGAPPSPSANPMNEASIQSWLREGFSTEHLRTLSYDLSRLTQGTACQGSLEGRIDHAPLMETLQMLQIQAQTGTLNIHHGDQILYVCLRNGQVDMVVSEATYAEFFLGRYLVEQGAIGREELERVLEQDGEELQQLLGKRLLDKAAISPSDLKAALKRQTTDLMCEALRWHTGTFRFDKETVLPVAELARLELPMQSLLLEGVRRLDEWHLIERRVPDLNVVFAPSGTPQERLEPGERRVLEAVDGKSTVRSIIESTSMRTFEVCRILQRFADQGWLSNHTMH, encoded by the coding sequence ATGGTCTTAGCCCAAGTCCTTGTGGTTGATGCGAATGCCACGGTGCGCAAACTGGCGGTCGACACCCTGCGCAACGCCGGGTTTTCTGTCCTTGGTACCAAAAACACAGACGAGGGCAAAGATGCCCTGCTCGCCTCAGATCCCGCCGTCGTCGTGGTGGATCTTGCCACGCTCTCCTCAAGCAAGCTGGCGCTTGAGGAACTGCTCGCTCTCGATGTTAAGGGGCTCCGGAGGCATTGGGTTGTAACGCACGACTCATCTTTTTGTCCTTCCGATGTGGCCGGACGCACCCAGTTCGATTGGCTCTGCAAACCGTTTGTTCCCGCTGCTTTGCTAAGGCGAGTGCACGCCTACGCAGAACCCATCGGTGATGCGGCAGCTGTATCGCAGGACATCCATTTTCGATTGCCCTCTTCGGCCGCATACAAGCATCCGACATCTCTCGAGCAGGCAAAGCCCTCCTATTTGGAGGCATGGCTCATCCGCCTCGCTGAGGGACTTGCATCAGGCGCGCCTCCCTCGCCTTCAGCGAATCCCATGAATGAAGCCAGTATCCAGTCGTGGCTGCGTGAAGGCTTTAGTACTGAGCATCTGCGCACGCTGAGCTACGATCTATCCCGATTGACGCAAGGGACTGCCTGCCAAGGCTCTCTTGAGGGGCGCATCGATCATGCGCCGCTTATGGAGACATTGCAGATGCTTCAAATCCAAGCGCAAACCGGAACTCTAAACATCCATCACGGCGATCAGATCTTGTATGTGTGTCTGAGAAATGGGCAGGTCGATATGGTGGTTTCCGAGGCAACCTATGCAGAATTTTTCCTGGGTCGCTATCTCGTCGAACAAGGCGCTATCGGGCGCGAAGAACTCGAGCGCGTACTTGAGCAGGATGGTGAAGAGCTACAGCAACTATTGGGGAAGCGCTTGCTGGACAAAGCGGCGATTTCGCCCAGCGATCTGAAAGCCGCACTCAAGAGGCAAACCACGGACTTGATGTGCGAAGCGTTGCGATGGCACACGGGGACCTTTCGATTTGACAAAGAAACCGTGCTCCCAGTGGCCGAACTCGCAAGACTGGAGCTTCCTATGCAGTCGCTGCTTCTTGAAGGAGTCCGGCGCCTCGATGAATGGCATCTCATCGAACGCCGCGTGCCGGATCTCAACGTGGTGTTTGCTCCAAGCGGGACGCCTCAAGAGAGGCTTGAGCCAGGCGAACGTCGAGTCCTCGAGGCGGTTGACGGAAAAAGCACCGTGCGCAGCATTATCGAGTCAACATCCATGCGGACGTTTGAAGTATGCAGGATCCTGCAGCGCTTTGCCGATCAGGGATGGTTAAGCAACCATACAATGCATTGA
- the erpA gene encoding iron-sulfur cluster insertion protein ErpA — MITLTEKAAEKVKAIQRDEGLEEQGLRLRVIGGGCSGFSYDLYFEDETQELDRAFESHGVKLYVDMMSYQYLEGTEIDYVEGLHGSGFKFGNPTAATSCGCGSSFSA, encoded by the coding sequence ATGATTACTCTTACCGAAAAAGCAGCCGAAAAAGTCAAAGCCATTCAACGGGACGAAGGTTTGGAAGAACAGGGCCTTCGTCTACGCGTCATCGGCGGAGGATGTTCAGGGTTTTCCTACGACCTTTACTTTGAAGACGAGACGCAGGAGCTTGATCGCGCATTCGAGTCGCACGGCGTCAAACTCTACGTTGACATGATGAGCTATCAATACCTAGAGGGCACAGAAATCGACTATGTCGAAGGCCTTCACGGCTCCGGTTTCAAGTTTGGCAATCCCACAGCCGCAACGAGCTGTGGTTGCGGCTCGAGTTTCAGCGCATAA
- a CDS encoding SDR family oxidoreductase — translation MTDTVSSYELRNRRALVTGAGQRVGAAIARRLGHEGMHVAIHYFESRSGALATEQAVRDGGGKGVSLQGDLRTPEACARLIEEAAEVLGGLDVVVASAADFEPASLAKITQKQWSETMALNLEAPLWLAQHAAPFLRNSRGAIVFVTCHSTVRPFKGYLPYVVSKAALKQLMRALALELAPEVRVNAVAPGAVLPPDDAEPSARTRMAQRNLLGKLGRAEDVADAVMYLLSAPFVTGQQLLVDGGQFLEAH, via the coding sequence ATGACAGATACCGTTTCTAGTTATGAACTGAGGAATCGCCGTGCGCTGGTGACAGGCGCGGGCCAGCGAGTAGGGGCCGCAATCGCTAGGCGTTTAGGCCACGAAGGCATGCATGTCGCCATTCACTATTTTGAGTCCCGTTCGGGCGCCCTGGCAACCGAGCAGGCCGTTAGAGACGGCGGCGGCAAAGGGGTATCGCTCCAAGGAGACCTGAGGACGCCGGAGGCATGCGCGCGTCTCATCGAGGAAGCGGCTGAGGTCCTGGGCGGCCTCGATGTGGTTGTCGCAAGCGCCGCGGATTTCGAGCCAGCGTCGCTTGCAAAGATAACGCAAAAGCAATGGTCAGAGACGATGGCATTGAATCTGGAGGCGCCCCTCTGGCTCGCGCAACACGCAGCGCCGTTTTTGCGAAACTCACGAGGCGCCATCGTGTTCGTGACGTGTCACAGCACAGTGCGTCCGTTTAAAGGATACCTGCCGTATGTGGTTTCAAAAGCTGCGCTCAAGCAGCTGATGCGCGCCCTTGCCCTGGAGCTTGCTCCCGAGGTCCGCGTTAATGCAGTCGCGCCTGGCGCGGTATTGCCACCTGACGATGCGGAGCCATCGGCACGTACCCGCATGGCGCAACGGAATCTGCTTGGCAAGTTGGGGCGTGCTGAGGACGTTGCGGATGCCGTTATGTATCTTCTGTCAGCGCCGTTTGTCACCGGTCAACAGCTTCTGGTCGACGGTGGTCAGTTTCTTGAAGCGCATTAG
- a CDS encoding folate-binding protein YgfZ — protein MDTSQLARCLEKTAGARRLEDVSLASVRGNDARSWLNGQISNDLAASRSGHALYAVAPSAKGKILADMWVLDHGDMFWMSVPKETHHSLLEHLSKYIIMEDVDIAPAEDHELWSLQGPRAHEVAKAVGIDGVERYACERLGPCGVDLIVPSSQSQDVQSLLTRALASVEGALVSQAAWELVRLRNGVPQFGIDFDHRHFPQEAGIKGRAVSFKKGCYVGQEAIAMLEHRGKLKQRLVGISASSSTTLAVGQPLLDSAHNESGAVTSAVYDRDQDGWVGLAYVAYPALEAGDIIQTTKGEPITIRSAH, from the coding sequence GTGGACACCTCTCAGCTCGCGCGTTGCCTCGAGAAAACAGCCGGTGCCCGCAGGCTAGAGGATGTCTCCTTGGCTAGCGTGCGCGGAAATGATGCACGAAGTTGGCTGAATGGCCAAATCAGCAACGATCTCGCTGCGTCACGCTCGGGACACGCGCTCTATGCGGTGGCGCCCTCGGCAAAAGGCAAGATCCTCGCTGATATGTGGGTGCTGGACCACGGTGACATGTTTTGGATGTCGGTCCCAAAGGAGACGCACCATTCGCTGCTCGAGCATCTGAGCAAGTACATCATCATGGAAGATGTGGATATTGCTCCTGCTGAAGATCACGAGCTTTGGAGCCTCCAGGGTCCCAGGGCTCACGAGGTTGCCAAAGCGGTAGGCATCGACGGCGTTGAGAGATACGCTTGCGAACGTTTGGGACCATGTGGCGTGGATCTTATCGTTCCGAGCTCGCAATCCCAAGATGTCCAGTCGTTACTCACCCGTGCCCTCGCCTCGGTTGAAGGAGCCCTCGTCTCTCAAGCGGCATGGGAGCTCGTGCGTCTCAGAAATGGCGTGCCCCAGTTTGGCATAGACTTCGATCATCGCCATTTCCCCCAAGAAGCGGGGATCAAAGGGCGAGCCGTCTCTTTTAAAAAAGGTTGCTATGTGGGGCAAGAGGCCATCGCAATGCTTGAGCATCGCGGCAAGCTTAAGCAGAGGCTCGTGGGTATATCCGCCTCAAGTTCTACTACATTGGCGGTTGGCCAACCTTTGCTCGACTCCGCCCATAATGAGAGTGGGGCCGTGACCTCGGCCGTCTACGATCGCGACCAAGACGGTTGGGTGGGATTAGCCTATGTGGCGTACCCCGCGCTCGAAGCCGGGGATATTATTCAAACTACGAAAGGCGAACCTATTACGATTCGCTCTGCGCACTAA
- a CDS encoding biotin--[acetyl-CoA-carboxylase] ligase, giving the protein MGSEADLAAARIEQALQTVALGRSLEVWGKTASSNDLAKQAAERGAPHGHTIVTDAQTQGRGSHGRLWSSPPDTNLYLSVVIRTPLPPAQIAPLTLVCGLAVAETVDHFVPGTSSIKWPNDVYLNQKKCAGLLLEASSQGGATVGALIIGIGLNVNRAHFDDDLDTQATSMHLSDPELRTFDRARVLALLLGRLEAYLDMTLKIGVSPLLEEVRKRLMWRDQWVRCGESEGVFLNISHDGALILERSGKRQHIYAGRLETCSMPQGE; this is encoded by the coding sequence ATGGGATCCGAAGCCGATTTGGCAGCCGCCAGGATTGAGCAGGCGCTACAAACGGTGGCTCTCGGCCGCTCGCTCGAAGTGTGGGGAAAGACAGCATCGAGCAACGACCTGGCAAAACAAGCCGCCGAGCGGGGCGCGCCCCATGGCCACACAATCGTTACGGACGCGCAGACTCAGGGCCGCGGCTCGCACGGTCGCCTCTGGAGCTCACCTCCCGATACTAACCTGTATCTCTCCGTGGTGATCCGCACGCCGCTTCCCCCCGCACAGATCGCGCCTTTGACTCTTGTGTGCGGTTTGGCCGTGGCAGAAACCGTGGACCATTTTGTGCCAGGGACATCCTCCATCAAATGGCCCAACGACGTTTACCTCAACCAAAAAAAATGCGCGGGGCTCTTGCTTGAGGCGAGCAGCCAGGGGGGGGCGACGGTTGGAGCCCTCATCATTGGAATAGGCTTAAATGTCAACCGCGCTCACTTTGATGATGACCTCGACACACAAGCCACCTCTATGCACCTCTCGGATCCGGAGCTGCGAACGTTCGATCGTGCCCGGGTGCTGGCGCTTCTGTTGGGTCGTCTTGAGGCATACCTAGACATGACACTGAAAATCGGCGTGAGTCCCCTCCTTGAAGAAGTCCGAAAGCGACTGATGTGGCGTGACCAGTGGGTACGCTGCGGAGAATCAGAAGGCGTCTTCCTCAATATCTCACACGACGGCGCGCTGATTCTTGAAAGGTCCGGGAAGCGCCAGCATATTTACGCTGGAAGACTTGAGACTTGCTCGATGCCTCAGGGCGAATAA
- a CDS encoding CPBP family intramembrane metalloprotease, with protein MAKNTGALKEVLMVYSGIALVTGVLCHLPSTWLQQNLVPVLIAGLFMAITLRYAKRDPRGLAHFGIELGGLFDPPAKATGFFTDLWNLLERALPRMARSLLVASALALSVFPVFALGFYWWVAPGRAFAWSGLEGLPSFGLAQLVLIALPEEMLFRGYIQTRLGDAFPATRRVLGAQMSLPAWLLQALLFAILHTIATPDPYRLLVFVPGLWFGWARALFRGIGVSVWLHAMSNIFSMLLIRGFFP; from the coding sequence ATGGCTAAAAACACAGGGGCCCTTAAGGAAGTGCTAATGGTTTATAGCGGGATAGCCCTTGTGACGGGCGTGCTTTGCCATCTTCCATCGACATGGCTCCAACAGAATCTCGTTCCAGTCCTGATTGCGGGGTTGTTTATGGCGATCACCCTTCGTTATGCGAAAAGGGATCCGCGGGGGTTGGCCCACTTTGGGATCGAACTTGGCGGCCTTTTTGATCCTCCCGCAAAGGCGACAGGGTTTTTTACGGATCTTTGGAACCTCCTCGAACGCGCCCTTCCGAGAATGGCCCGATCACTTCTGGTCGCGTCGGCGCTGGCTTTGAGCGTGTTTCCGGTATTCGCTTTGGGATTTTACTGGTGGGTAGCGCCCGGCCGTGCGTTCGCATGGAGTGGATTGGAAGGCCTTCCCTCATTTGGACTTGCTCAGCTGGTGCTCATAGCGTTGCCTGAGGAAATGTTGTTTCGCGGCTACATCCAGACGCGTTTGGGGGATGCGTTTCCCGCCACGCGGCGCGTGCTCGGCGCCCAGATGTCGCTTCCAGCGTGGCTATTGCAAGCGCTCCTATTTGCTATCTTGCACACGATTGCGACCCCAGATCCTTACCGACTCTTGGTGTTTGTTCCGGGATTATGGTTTGGATGGGCACGAGCGCTCTTTCGCGGCATCGGGGTGAGCGTGTGGTTACATGCCATGAGCAACATCTTTTCGATGCTCCTCATACGAGGGTTTTTCCCCTGA
- a CDS encoding DNA primase gives MIPDAKVAEIRERTDISSLVSEYVRLQRSGGSAKGLCPFHAEKTPSFHVHPGRQFFHCFGCQASGDVFTFFMRIEGHSFNDAVRILAERAGVELEVSRVEASKERESRTRKQRLYALLDDAAGYFIRQLRENPMAYIAKAELERRGVNAATAETFRLGYAPHGWDHLVQYLAQRDYSPEESEQCGLIVPRRSENSARSFSEGHYDRFRHRLMFPVSDTQGRIIAFSGRLLPDPENEGAQSRPPSAKYINSPEHSLFRKGEVLFGLHEARVAIRQHGVAVLCEGNFDVLALHQSGVRHVAAPLGTALTDMQVRLLRRFAERVILIFDNDAAGRKAMRNAYPHLSAIGLKAQVVMLPPGSDPDSFLSAHGEEALRQQLEHARGIIEFIIDDSAEQCGSDAASRAQAIVALAPILKEVGNPIEMQLYTERIARRFAIHDIKAVEAQLRQAGVSSARSSRNGVRRAPTYAKGQKAAGGRRHTVEWLILGAFIDNPDLFHTVEAEIFGKLLTDPQVRVIFEASAEVVKERGYLEAVRVLEAIGDIPARSRLERRLTLQKHDPDAAREVLQRGLHQLAKQKIERELPALARQVKEARSLGNEEQALELTKDRDRLFRSAQQAMQIVKG, from the coding sequence TTGATTCCAGATGCCAAGGTAGCGGAAATCCGCGAGCGCACCGATATATCGTCGCTGGTGTCGGAATACGTTCGATTGCAGCGTTCTGGCGGGAGCGCCAAGGGGCTGTGCCCATTTCATGCCGAAAAGACGCCATCTTTTCATGTGCATCCAGGTAGACAGTTTTTTCACTGTTTTGGCTGTCAGGCTTCAGGCGATGTGTTTACGTTTTTTATGCGCATCGAGGGACATTCGTTTAATGATGCGGTGCGCATTTTGGCAGAGCGCGCCGGTGTGGAGCTCGAAGTCAGTCGCGTCGAAGCTTCAAAAGAGCGCGAGAGTCGCACGCGGAAGCAACGCCTATATGCACTCTTGGACGACGCGGCGGGCTACTTTATACGGCAGCTTCGAGAGAATCCCATGGCTTATATCGCTAAGGCGGAGCTCGAGCGGCGCGGCGTAAATGCGGCTACGGCGGAGACTTTCCGTCTAGGCTACGCGCCACATGGGTGGGACCATTTGGTTCAGTACTTGGCGCAGCGCGACTACTCGCCAGAAGAGTCAGAGCAGTGCGGTTTGATCGTGCCGCGGCGTTCCGAGAATTCCGCGCGTTCGTTTTCTGAAGGGCACTACGATCGTTTCCGGCACCGGTTGATGTTCCCCGTCTCGGACACCCAGGGACGCATCATCGCCTTTAGCGGCAGGCTGCTCCCCGATCCGGAGAATGAAGGGGCTCAAAGCCGCCCGCCTTCAGCCAAGTACATCAATAGCCCGGAGCATTCCTTGTTTCGTAAAGGGGAAGTGTTATTCGGATTACACGAGGCACGCGTGGCCATCCGACAACACGGAGTCGCCGTGCTCTGCGAGGGCAACTTCGATGTGCTCGCCCTTCACCAAAGTGGCGTTCGCCATGTAGCGGCTCCCCTTGGCACTGCCCTCACCGACATGCAAGTTCGGCTTCTACGGCGATTTGCAGAACGCGTGATTCTGATCTTCGATAACGATGCGGCGGGCCGAAAAGCCATGCGGAACGCATATCCCCATTTGAGCGCGATAGGATTAAAAGCCCAAGTCGTTATGCTTCCGCCTGGGAGTGATCCAGACAGCTTCCTTAGTGCGCATGGGGAAGAAGCGCTACGTCAGCAGCTTGAGCATGCCCGCGGCATTATCGAGTTCATCATCGACGACAGTGCTGAACAATGTGGATCAGACGCCGCTTCAAGGGCACAGGCGATCGTCGCGCTGGCTCCTATCCTCAAAGAGGTCGGCAATCCAATTGAAATGCAGTTATACACTGAACGCATTGCCAGGCGTTTCGCCATTCACGACATCAAGGCCGTGGAAGCTCAGTTGCGCCAGGCGGGTGTGTCCTCGGCCCGGTCGAGCCGAAACGGCGTGCGCCGCGCCCCAACATACGCAAAAGGGCAGAAGGCGGCAGGCGGGAGGCGGCATACCGTCGAATGGCTCATTTTAGGAGCATTCATCGATAATCCGGATCTTTTTCATACCGTAGAAGCAGAAATCTTCGGCAAGCTTTTGACTGACCCCCAAGTTCGGGTCATCTTTGAGGCTTCAGCAGAGGTGGTCAAGGAGCGGGGTTACTTGGAGGCGGTACGGGTTCTCGAAGCCATTGGGGATATTCCAGCCCGCTCACGGCTAGAGCGGCGCCTCACGCTTCAAAAGCATGACCCGGACGCCGCCCGAGAGGTATTACAGAGGGGACTTCATCAATTGGCCAAACAAAAGATAGAACGCGAGTTGCCCGCGCTCGCAAGGCAAGTTAAAGAAGCCCGCAGCCTTGGAAATGAAGAGCAAGCCCTCGAACTGACCAAGGATCGCGACCGGCTGTTTCGCAGTGCACAACAAGCGATGCAAATTGTAAAGGGGTGA